The Cetobacterium sp. ZOR0034 genome includes the window TTAGTGGACTTATTGCAGAAGATGAATTCATACAGAATATGGAGGAGTCATTTAAACATAAGTTTGCTAGTAAGCCTGGAGTTTTAGATGGAAATATGTGTGCATTGAAACGTTCGATGGATGAGGTGGAAGGATAATGAAAAATAAAAATGGTGTAATTATAGATGAAACTATCTCTTGGAAGGATATAACTCCTGGAGGAGTAGTTTATGAATCTGGAAGTGCGGAAAATTTTAAAACTGGAGATTGGCGAACAATGAAGGTTGAGTTTATAGAGGAAAATTGTAAACAATGTCTTCTTTGTGTTCCAGTGTGTCCCGATTCATCTATTCCGATGAAAGATGGAAAAAGAGTTGATTTTGACCAAGACCATTGCAAAGGCTGCGGAGTATGTTATGCAGTATGCCCATTTAAAGCGATAGAGTTCACAAAGGCGTAAAAAGGAGTGGAGTAAATGAGTATAAGAGAAAGAATGTCAGGAAACGAAGCCGTAGCAACAGCTATGAGACAGATAAACCCAGATGTAATGCCAGCATTTCCAATAACACCATCGACAGAGATACCTCAATATTTCTCGAAATATGTAGCTGATGGAGTTGTGAACACAGAGTTTATACCAGTAGAATCAGAGCATAGTGCTATGTCAGCTTGTATTGGATCACAGGCAGCGGGAGCTAGAACAGTTACAGCAACATCATCATGTGGTCTTGCATTAATGTGGGAGATGCTATATGTTGCGTCATCAATGAGATTACCAATAACTATGGCTCTTATAAATAGAGCTTTAACAGGACCAATAAATATAAATGCAGATCATAGTGACTCAATGGGTGCTAGAGATACTGGATGGATTCAAATATATAGTGAAACAAATCAAGAAGCGTACGATAACTACATTCAAGCTGTAAGAATAGCAGAGCATCCAAGTGTTCAACTTCCTGCTATGGTCTGCCAAGATGGATTTATAACAAGCCATGCTGTGGAGTGTATAGAGATTTTAGAGGATGAAAAAGTTAAAAAGTTTGTTGGAGAGTATGAACCAGAGGATTACCTTTTGAACTCAGCTAGAAAAATAGCTCATGGGCCATACGATACGGCAGCTTATTATATGGAGCATAAAGTTCAACAAGCTCATGCAATGATAAATGCAAAAAAAGTTATAAAAGATGTAGCAAAAGAGTATGAGGAGTTGACTGGAAGAAAATATTCATTCTTTGAAGAGTATAAAATGAATGATGCAGATGTGGCTATTATAGTTTTAAACTCAACGGCTGGAACAGCTAAAGCTGCGATTGATGAATTAAGAGCTGAAGGAAAAAAAGTTGGTCTTATAAAGATAAGAGTATTTAGACCGTTTCCATTTGATGAATTAAAACATGCTTTAAGTGGAAAAAAAGTTATAGGAGTAATGGATAAATGTGAAGGATTCTCAGCTGCAGGAGGACCACTTTTTGCAGAGGTGAGATCGGCTCTTTACGATTCACATGATAGACCAGAGATTTTCAACTACGTTTATGGACTAGGTGGAAGAGATGTAACTGTTGATTCTATAAAAACAGTTTTCAATGAACTTCTTCATGAAGCACACTCAAAGGAACTTTTAGAAAATGGAGTAGAGATTTTATCTCACTCAGAGCAAATTTTATCTGACACAAATGACTTTGAAGTAAGAAGAGTTTACAGACACTTAGGAGTAAGGGGGTAGTTCACATGGCATATAATTTTAAAGAACAAATGAATAAACCAGAAAGATTGACTGGAGGACATAGACTTTGTGCTGGATGTGGAGCAGGAGTTGCAGCAAGAGCTATGCTTAGAGCTTTAAAAGTTGAAGATGAAGCTGTTATTTCAAATGCAACAGGATGTTTAGAGGTTTCAACATTTTTATATCCATATACGGCTTGGAAAGATTCGTTTATACATTCAGCTTTTGAAAATGCTGCTGCAACAACAAGTGGTGTGGAAGCAGCATACAAAGCTTTAAAAAGAAGAGGAAAATTAAACGATACTTATAAATTTATAACTTTTGGTGGAGATGGAGGAACTTACGATATTGGATTCCAATCACTTTCAGGTGCTATGGAAAGAGGTCATGATATGGTTTATGTGTGTTATGACAACGGAGCTTATATGAACACAGGAATTCAAAGATCGTCAGCTACACCTAAATTTGCAGATACAACAACATCTCCTTTAGGAAGAGAAAGTGATGGAAAACCACAAGGAAGAAAAGATTTAACAGATATAATGGCAGCACATAACATTCCATATGTTGGTCAGACAACATTTATAGGAAATTTTAAAGATATACAAGAGAAAGCGGAAAGAGCTATTTATACAGAGGGAGCAGCTTTTATGAACGTTCTTGCACCGTGCCCAAGAGGGTGGAGATATCCTCCTGAGAAATTGATGGAAGTTTGTAAATTGGCTGTTGAAACTTGTTATTGGCCACTGTTTGAAGTTATAAATGGCGAGTGGAAACTTTCTTACAAGCCAAAAAATAAGTTACCGATAACAGAGTTTTTAAAAATTCAAGGAAGATTTGCACATCTTTTCAAACCAGGAAATGAACATCTTTTAGAAGAGATTCAAAAAGATGTAGACAGAAAATGGGAAGCACTTTTAAAAAGATGCGGTGAGGAGATTTAAAAGTATAAAATTTAGCGATTTATTTCTTTAAATTTATTAAAGAGATAAATCGTTTTTTTTATTCGAAATAGTTTAAAAATATTTAAAATATGTTATACTTAAATTAGTTAAAAAATTGACTGATTTTGGAGGGATAATGGTAGAAAATATATGGGAAAATAGTGAAAATAAAAGAGTTGTTAGCTATTTTGATAATGTTATAAAAGATGGAAGTTTAAATCAAACTTTGATAATTCAAAATATAATAGATACACATATAGGAGAAGAGATTAGAGTTCCTAGCGGAACCTATTTGATAGATTACTTGAATATTCCAAATGGAACTCATTTAAGAGGTGAGATAAATACAGTTTTTATGAGTAATCTAGAGGATAAAGTTATTAGAATTTTAAGTGGAGTAAGTTGTTTAATAGAAAATATTCATGTTTCTGGAAAAAATGAGGTTATTAGACCGACAGCTAAAGGAAATCAAATTGGTTGGTATTTAGATGGGTGTTTATCTGTAACTTTAAACAGATGTTCTGCTAGTGGTTGCAACGATTCTGGAATAAAAATAAAAAATACAGGATATAGTTCATCAGCACAATATTATAAAGTTCCAATTTTAAATAATTTTAAAGCATTTAGAAACTATATTGGAATAAAAAATGATGTGAGAGGTGAGTACTGTCAATTAAATGGTTGTATCTCAGCTGAAAACTATATCGGATACTTTACTGGTGGTGGAAACAATATGGTTTCTAATTCACAGTTTAATAGAAATCAAAATGGTGCTAAAGTAGTTGGAGGAACAACGGATGGTGTTACTTATCCGAATAATTCACACGCTTCTTTCACTGGTTGTCAATTTAACCATAATATAGATGACTCTATTAGATTTGAGAATGTAGAGGTAGGTTATATGCTAACTGGTTGTCAATTTTTTGATGGAGATATAGTTTTCAAAGGTTCAACAAAGGGTGTTATTATAAATGCCAGTGAAGGTGGAACTTGGAGTATAAACAGTGATTCACAGAATCAAAATATGCTTTCAAACTGTTTCTTCTATACAAAACCAAGTGGAAATTGGGAAAAAAATTTAGTTCATAAAAATAATATTGGAACAGGAGCAGTTGTAGAAGATACTCCAACAGTTGAAATTAATATAGATGAAAAAGATTTAATTTTTAAAGCTAGATATGATTTTTATAGAACTTCAAATAGAGGTGTGAGTAGTTGGAGTGCAGGAGGGCCAAATATATTTTGGGGATGTAAAGATGTTGTTGTCTCACCTAAAAAATATGTGGGCTATGTTTTAATTAGGGTTATGAATTATAAAGAAGGAAGTATGAAAGAGTGCTCACTAAGTGTTGTAGATGCTGCAACAAATATTCTTTTAGAAAATTTATTAATAAAGTATATTCCTGAGATAAGAAAGATTGATGGAGAGTATTATGCTCTTATGCCTGTAAAAAAAGAGTTTGATAGACATATCTATTTTATAGCGGGAGTTAATAGAGGAAACTCTACAAGTGAAATGGGAATGGCTTATGGAAGAATCAAATCGAGTAGTGCATTTGCATATTTTGGAACATCAATGCCAACGATAGGAGCGACAGTACCTTTAAATACAAATGAAATAAATTGTGAGTTAATTATTTGTCAAGATTATAGATAAAAAAAAATCCTTCTAATAACTTATTAGAGGGATTTTTATTATTATTTCATAAAAATAATTCTTCCATCTTTACGAGGTTTTGCTTTTGGAATCTCTGTATCTGGATAGCCTAGAGCTATATGGCAAACGGGAGAAAAACTCTCATCTATATTCAGATTCTGCAGAAGGAGCGTATTCTCCAGCTTTTAAAATTAAGTCTAAATCCTTTTTATTAATCTCTTTGGAACTGAACTTTCTAATAGATCTTCTTTCTAATATACATTTAATAATTTCATTCATAATCTCACTCTCCTTAAAAAATATATTTATATTATAGCGGATATATCTTAATTGTAAATTAGGCACCTTTTTGTTAGCTAGTAACCTTTTTGTAACTGTTGACAGAGTTCTAAAATATTTGTTATACTCAAATAAAATAAAAATTTTAGGGGGGATTATCGTGTTAAC containing:
- a CDS encoding nitroreductase family protein, whose product is MNEIIKCILERRSIRKFSSKEINKKDLDLILKAGEYAPSAESEYR
- the porA gene encoding pyruvate ferredoxin oxidoreductase, translated to MSIRERMSGNEAVATAMRQINPDVMPAFPITPSTEIPQYFSKYVADGVVNTEFIPVESEHSAMSACIGSQAAGARTVTATSSCGLALMWEMLYVASSMRLPITMALINRALTGPININADHSDSMGARDTGWIQIYSETNQEAYDNYIQAVRIAEHPSVQLPAMVCQDGFITSHAVECIEILEDEKVKKFVGEYEPEDYLLNSARKIAHGPYDTAAYYMEHKVQQAHAMINAKKVIKDVAKEYEELTGRKYSFFEEYKMNDADVAIIVLNSTAGTAKAAIDELRAEGKKVGLIKIRVFRPFPFDELKHALSGKKVIGVMDKCEGFSAAGGPLFAEVRSALYDSHDRPEIFNYVYGLGGRDVTVDSIKTVFNELLHEAHSKELLENGVEILSHSEQILSDTNDFEVRRVYRHLGVRG
- a CDS encoding 4Fe-4S binding protein, with the translated sequence MKNKNGVIIDETISWKDITPGGVVYESGSAENFKTGDWRTMKVEFIEENCKQCLLCVPVCPDSSIPMKDGKRVDFDQDHCKGCGVCYAVCPFKAIEFTKA
- a CDS encoding thiamine pyrophosphate-dependent enzyme is translated as MAYNFKEQMNKPERLTGGHRLCAGCGAGVAARAMLRALKVEDEAVISNATGCLEVSTFLYPYTAWKDSFIHSAFENAAATTSGVEAAYKALKRRGKLNDTYKFITFGGDGGTYDIGFQSLSGAMERGHDMVYVCYDNGAYMNTGIQRSSATPKFADTTTSPLGRESDGKPQGRKDLTDIMAAHNIPYVGQTTFIGNFKDIQEKAERAIYTEGAAFMNVLAPCPRGWRYPPEKLMEVCKLAVETCYWPLFEVINGEWKLSYKPKNKLPITEFLKIQGRFAHLFKPGNEHLLEEIQKDVDRKWEALLKRCGEEI